The segment CTAGAAATTCTATTTGGATTATTAAGCATATTATTTCGAATCCAAATTCCCATGACGAAATGCTGATTGTTTACAGCTTTTTTTTCCTCCTGCTTTTTAAATTTCAATTTTTCTTTAGGGGGCATAGTTTTTTCTAAGAAAATAAGTGCTTCATTCAAGGACATGCGGTCATAATCAATCTGTGAATATATAGAAATACTAATTATTAAACTTAAAGTTAGAATTTTCATTAATCGCATAAAATCATTTATTGGTTATTTTCAAGAAGTCTATTGGAATGTATATGTCTTTATGGTTACAAGGAAGTTGATGCAGAATTAGTTAAGGGTAAATCCTGACTCGACTTTAAAGTTGATTTTTTTATTTGAAGATGGGTGAATAAATAACAACTCTTCTGCATGTAGAAATAATCTTTGATCTCGTTTGCCATATAAATCGTCTCCAAGTATAGGAGTATTCAATCCTAATAGATGAGCTGCATGTACTCGCAACTGATGAGTACGACCACTAACTGGAAAAAAATGGACCAACGTTTTATTGTTTCGGGTTTCTATGACCTCATAGCGTGTTAGAGCTGACTTCCCATACTCAAAACTCACTTTTTGCCTAGGTCTGTTTTCATAATCTACAGCTATGGGTAAATCTATCTCACCTGTTTTAGATTCTATAATTCCATCTAAAACTGCTACATAGCGTTTATGAATCGTTTTCTGTAAAAACTGAATCTGTAAATGTTTATGAGCATGTTTCTTTTTAGCAAAGAGTATCAAACCTGAAGTAGACATATCCAATCTATGCACAACCATGAGATCCTTGATCTCTGGATATAGCAACTGAATTCTTGTAAAAATAGAATCCACAATATTTTTACCTGGTACGGAGAGAAAATCATGGGGTTTATTTATGACTATTATATCATCATCTTCATAAACGATATCCAAGTCTACGAATTTCGCGGGATTATCTTCCAAAGGATTGGGGTCCACCTCTAGCCCTTGAAGCATATGCGATAAAATAGGCAAGCACTTCGATTTACAAGAAGGGTAGAAATATCCATGTTTGCGAATTTCTGAGCTAGGTGATTTTCCATACCAGAACTCAGCCATGCAAATAGGTTCTAGGTCATGACTATAGGCATAATGTAATAATTTGGGAGCTGCACATTCTCCTGCACCAGAGGGTGGCAGCTCTCCATTATCTATAGGGAAAATAGAATGTAGAGATTTTGATTCTTCCTTCGCATTGAGAAAAGTATAATTTTCAAATAATCGGTGCTGCAGAGCTATAGACATAGCTTTACGCTTCTGCTTTTCATTACTAATGACAGCTTCGTGCTGAAAAATTTTCTCTTTCAGGTCACCTATTCGGTTTTTCCATTCACTCGACAAATGTTTCAAGTCGTAATGCCACTTTGCACTCTCCCTATCTAGCTCTTGCAATTCTGGCAAAGCATCTTCACTACTTCGCAATGCCAAAATTTCATTTCGAACTTGCACTCGCATTGCTTTAGCTTGCTTCTTTTTTTCTTTAAATTGTTCGATTTCTACTACACTTTGCGCTTCCATTTTAGCCAACTCCTCCTGCCATTGCGCATAGTTTTCATCTTCTATTAGTTGGTTTATTCTAGCACTTTGAATATTGATTTTCTCTTCTTCACTTTTATAAAATTGACCTGCTGCTAGCATATCATAGACTGGAGGCACGAAGCGGTCATAGTCATTTTTCATTCCTAACTTGCCGGAGAAAGCACTGATGTAACCGAGCTCTCCTTTGGTATTTCGCACTACCATCACTCCAAACATTTTACCTATTCC is part of the Chitinophagales bacterium genome and harbors:
- a CDS encoding RNA pseudouridine synthase, which translates into the protein MSFFIPFLSDVSLFKLPDKFTFPFNYKPAPIAIQAAEELKSYIQKEIEPIHNFGLESGASGIGKMFGVMVVRNTKGELGYISAFSGKLGMKNDYDRFVPPVYDMLAAGQFYKSEEEKINIQSARINQLIEDENYAQWQEELAKMEAQSVVEIEQFKEKKKQAKAMRVQVRNEILALRSSEDALPELQELDRESAKWHYDLKHLSSEWKNRIGDLKEKIFQHEAVISNEKQKRKAMSIALQHRLFENYTFLNAKEESKSLHSIFPIDNGELPPSGAGECAAPKLLHYAYSHDLEPICMAEFWYGKSPSSEIRKHGYFYPSCKSKCLPILSHMLQGLEVDPNPLEDNPAKFVDLDIVYEDDDIIVINKPHDFLSVPGKNIVDSIFTRIQLLYPEIKDLMVVHRLDMSTSGLILFAKKKHAHKHLQIQFLQKTIHKRYVAVLDGIIESKTGEIDLPIAVDYENRPRQKVSFEYGKSALTRYEVIETRNNKTLVHFFPVSGRTHQLRVHAAHLLGLNTPILGDDLYGKRDQRLFLHAEELLFIHPSSNKKINFKVESGFTLN